One region of Gemmatimonadaceae bacterium genomic DNA includes:
- a CDS encoding heme-binding protein, which yields MTFVAALLLAVAPRESGAQLADTKVLTVAAVKSMLAAAEVTAKSNGWNVSIAIVDAGGDLVGFLKLDGASVGTVQISQGKARTAARFGRPTKVYADRILSDTLTFLSVEGLYALQGGLPIAVGGRVIGAVGVSGATSAQDEQVAAAAIATIKP from the coding sequence ATGACATTCGTCGCCGCCCTCTTGCTGGCGGTCGCGCCGCGCGAGTCCGGTGCTCAGCTGGCGGATACCAAGGTGCTTACCGTTGCGGCCGTGAAATCGATGCTGGCCGCCGCGGAGGTCACGGCGAAGTCGAACGGGTGGAACGTGTCCATCGCCATCGTCGACGCCGGCGGCGATCTGGTGGGGTTTCTCAAGCTCGACGGCGCCAGCGTCGGGACCGTGCAGATTTCGCAGGGCAAGGCGCGCACGGCGGCGCGATTCGGTCGACCCACCAAGGTCTATGCTGATCGGATATTGAGCGACACGCTGACCTTCCTGTCGGTGGAAGGACTGTATGCGTTGCAGGGCGGGCTGCCCATTGCGGTCGGAGGGCGCGTGATTGGTGCGGTGGGCGTGAGTGGAGCCACCAGCGCGCAGGACGAGCAGGTAGCGGCGGCGGCGATCGCGACGATCAAGCCGTAG
- a CDS encoding AAA family ATPase, giving the protein MHPGAPRATPIVGRERELETLEQLRLQAARGEGVVLLVSGDGGIGKTRLVSELARSAAQSGWHVMVGRAYALEASIPYAPFADACEPALTAMDGNLLLRLTRGDRAVLTALAPSRGGSATAEARASGASAAEQRLRLHAGILQLFTRLSERQPLLLVLENLQWADDSSVELLHFLARQVAPHRLLLVGTWNETERPLPDSLRTMVRSVRALGVARDLRLEPLTAAALGQLVTQRFDVSLESVAPFVGALHDATRGNPFFVEQMLEELISRGTLKHSGSVWVGWHLEHMALPHSVRDVLQARLERLRADARGLADVIAVSGTAIGHEVLRVAVRDLESPTDGMDDTRLLAALDELRLHGIVVEQVVQGAITYDVAHPMLRQALIDAVGLARERTMHARIATALESAHAEHADRYAEQIAAHWRLADPAANTRNAVRWLLLAGRQAMERLARREAAAALQAALDRADEYPEAVDADIVPVLLDELARLYRRLGEYHHVIAMCTRARDLATRRHDDIGVAIAERRLGLANEGLGRRREAVQHFDAGIARAASDTMLLARLRLAKGDSLQALGQPHDARREIAQALELAEQRGDVELLARAHRSLLKLHTWSGPAHRAWAHARSAVELAERSGARNLAWSAHWTAAVLGGFTSNISALQHHLARATSLADELRSPLLQLRTVEISIEFHSGTSNWDRALVEGELAIANARALDQTTLLARLLYWVGSVYLYRGETAEAQRLFDEAWIVSGADAVDLDQPFEVHGVLPAYSARVMWLGAIGDHARALSVGRAALAVADRTGYVAWAVYRLIPAIAEAALALDDRDTIAEMGTRLTRDSALLAHTVGRGWASVVEGDLAHRAGSLDAAIAAFQQAIAILEAVPFPFDAARARLRLSRVLQAHGEPDEAAQEARAALQVFESLGARPAVDEARALLRTMGARLPTRRITPGIDGLTGREQEIVRLIARRLSNKEIGVRLDISARTVGTHLANVFDKVGIRDRTALGDLAREQGLHRDG; this is encoded by the coding sequence ATGCACCCCGGCGCGCCGCGCGCAACACCCATCGTTGGCCGCGAGCGCGAACTCGAGACGCTCGAACAACTGCGCCTGCAGGCCGCGCGCGGTGAAGGTGTCGTACTGCTGGTCAGCGGCGACGGAGGCATCGGAAAGACTCGACTCGTTTCCGAGCTCGCCCGCTCCGCCGCGCAAAGCGGGTGGCACGTCATGGTTGGCCGGGCCTACGCGCTGGAAGCGTCCATACCGTACGCGCCGTTTGCCGATGCCTGCGAGCCAGCGCTGACGGCCATGGACGGCAACCTGTTGCTTCGCCTGACCCGCGGCGACCGCGCGGTGCTGACCGCGTTGGCGCCATCGCGCGGCGGCAGCGCAACAGCAGAGGCGCGTGCCAGTGGTGCCAGTGCCGCGGAGCAGCGCCTGCGCCTCCATGCGGGCATCCTCCAACTGTTCACGCGCCTGTCGGAACGACAGCCGCTGTTGCTGGTCCTGGAGAATCTCCAGTGGGCCGACGACTCGTCGGTGGAACTGCTGCATTTCCTTGCGCGGCAGGTCGCGCCGCATCGCCTGCTGCTGGTCGGGACCTGGAACGAGACCGAGCGGCCTCTCCCCGACTCGCTGCGCACCATGGTGCGATCGGTGCGCGCGCTGGGCGTCGCCCGCGACCTGCGACTCGAACCGCTCACCGCTGCCGCGCTCGGCCAGCTCGTCACGCAGCGCTTTGACGTCAGTCTCGAGTCGGTTGCCCCTTTTGTCGGCGCCCTGCACGATGCAACGCGCGGCAATCCGTTCTTCGTGGAACAGATGCTCGAAGAGCTGATTTCGCGTGGCACGTTGAAGCACTCCGGTAGTGTGTGGGTTGGATGGCACCTCGAACACATGGCGTTGCCGCACTCAGTGCGCGATGTGCTGCAGGCACGCCTTGAACGCCTGCGTGCGGATGCGCGCGGACTCGCCGATGTCATCGCCGTCAGCGGCACGGCCATCGGGCATGAGGTGCTGCGGGTCGCGGTGCGCGATCTCGAGTCACCAACCGACGGGATGGACGACACGCGACTGTTGGCCGCTCTGGACGAGCTTCGGCTGCACGGGATTGTCGTCGAACAGGTCGTGCAGGGGGCCATCACCTACGACGTCGCGCACCCCATGCTTCGGCAGGCACTCATCGACGCCGTGGGGCTGGCTCGTGAACGCACGATGCACGCGCGCATTGCGACCGCACTCGAGTCGGCGCACGCGGAGCACGCCGACCGTTACGCCGAACAGATCGCGGCGCACTGGCGTCTGGCCGACCCGGCGGCCAACACGCGTAATGCGGTGCGTTGGCTGCTCCTGGCGGGTCGGCAGGCGATGGAGCGCCTTGCACGACGCGAGGCGGCCGCCGCGCTGCAGGCCGCCCTCGACCGCGCCGACGAATACCCTGAGGCCGTCGACGCCGACATCGTGCCGGTACTGCTTGATGAACTGGCGCGACTGTACCGACGTCTTGGCGAGTATCATCACGTGATCGCCATGTGCACTCGCGCACGGGATCTGGCGACGCGTCGTCACGATGACATCGGGGTGGCAATCGCCGAGCGGCGTCTGGGCCTCGCCAATGAAGGGCTGGGACGTCGGCGCGAAGCAGTCCAGCACTTTGACGCCGGGATCGCGCGGGCGGCGAGCGACACGATGCTGTTGGCGCGTTTGCGATTGGCCAAGGGCGATTCACTGCAAGCCCTGGGACAACCGCACGACGCGCGTCGCGAGATTGCCCAGGCGCTTGAATTGGCGGAGCAGCGCGGCGACGTGGAACTGCTTGCGCGGGCGCATCGGTCGCTGCTCAAGTTGCATACGTGGTCGGGTCCGGCACACCGGGCCTGGGCGCATGCGCGCAGCGCGGTTGAACTGGCCGAGCGAAGCGGCGCGCGCAACCTCGCGTGGTCGGCACACTGGACCGCAGCGGTATTGGGCGGATTCACGTCCAATATCTCGGCACTGCAGCATCATCTGGCGCGGGCCACGTCGCTGGCCGACGAGCTGCGCTCACCGTTGTTGCAGCTGCGGACGGTGGAGATATCAATCGAGTTTCACTCGGGCACCAGCAACTGGGATCGCGCGCTGGTGGAGGGAGAACTCGCCATAGCCAACGCCCGGGCCCTCGACCAGACCACCCTGCTGGCGCGCCTGCTGTACTGGGTGGGCAGCGTGTATCTGTACCGTGGCGAAACGGCAGAGGCGCAGCGCCTGTTCGATGAGGCGTGGATTGTCTCGGGCGCGGATGCCGTCGATCTGGACCAACCATTCGAGGTGCACGGTGTGCTGCCGGCGTACAGCGCGCGCGTCATGTGGCTGGGTGCGATCGGTGACCATGCGCGCGCCCTGTCGGTCGGACGCGCGGCGCTCGCGGTAGCGGATCGCACGGGCTATGTGGCGTGGGCGGTCTATCGACTGATCCCCGCCATTGCGGAGGCCGCGCTGGCACTGGACGACCGCGACACGATTGCGGAAATGGGAACGCGCCTGACGCGGGACTCCGCACTACTCGCGCATACCGTCGGTCGTGGCTGGGCGAGTGTCGTCGAGGGCGACCTCGCGCATCGCGCCGGATCACTGGACGCCGCGATCGCAGCGTTCCAGCAGGCGATTGCGATACTGGAGGCGGTGCCATTTCCCTTCGATGCCGCGCGGGCGCGGTTACGGCTGTCGCGCGTGCTGCAGGCGCACGGTGAACCCGATGAGGCCGCACAGGAGGCACGCGCGGCGTTGCAGGTGTTCGAGAGTCTCGGTGCGCGGCCGGCCGTCGACGAAGCCCGCGCGCTCCTTCGCACGATGGGCGCGCGCCTGCCGACACGACGCATCACGCCGGGAATTGACGGACTGACCGGACGCGAGCAGGAGATCGTGCGGCTGATTGCGCGACGCCTGAGCAACAAGGAAATCGGCGTGCGGCTCGACATCTCCGCACGGACGGTTGGCACGCACCTGGCAAATGTCTTCGACAAGGTCGGCATTCGGGACCGCACCGCGCTCGGCGACCTGGCGCGGGAGCAGGGCCTGCATCGCGACGGCTAG
- a CDS encoding MOSC domain-containing protein: protein MIGHPRVISVSRSSSHEFSKPVVPRIRLLAGLGVEGDAHAGVTVQHRSRVAQNPDQPNLRQVHVVHAELFEELAAKGFVIAPGDIGENITTRGIDLLSLPVDTELQLGATARVRITGLRNPCHQLNDFQDGLTKAVLEKRPDGSLIRKSGIMGVVLAGGEVTAGDAITVYLPPEPHRPLDRV from the coding sequence ATGATTGGCCATCCCCGCGTTATTTCGGTCAGCCGCAGTTCATCGCACGAGTTCTCAAAGCCCGTGGTACCGCGCATTCGACTACTGGCAGGACTCGGTGTAGAGGGTGACGCGCATGCGGGCGTCACCGTCCAGCATCGCTCACGTGTGGCGCAGAATCCCGACCAGCCGAATCTCCGCCAGGTGCACGTGGTGCATGCCGAGTTGTTCGAGGAACTGGCGGCCAAAGGATTCGTGATTGCCCCTGGAGACATCGGTGAGAATATCACCACCCGCGGCATCGACCTGTTGTCGCTGCCGGTCGACACCGAACTGCAGTTGGGTGCCACCGCGCGTGTTCGTATCACCGGGCTGCGCAATCCGTGTCATCAGCTCAATGACTTTCAGGACGGGCTGACCAAGGCCGTGCTCGAAAAACGTCCCGATGGCTCACTGATCCGCAAGTCGGGGATCATGGGTGTGGTGCTCGCCGGCGGCGAGGTGACCGCCGGCGACGCCATCACGGTGTACCTGCCTCCCGAACCGCATCGGCCGCTGGATCGCGTGTAA
- a CDS encoding 1-acyl-sn-glycerol-3-phosphate acyltransferase: MSVTLVPIIIRWISRRALRWCYREIRYIGRERVPAEGATLMFGNHPNDLPDVLAGFFTTERPLRYVATISAVTLPLARATYQGMGVIPVTRVRDARKMRAKGVDTAAVNRSAFASVQDAFAAGDLVGVFPEGGVHDSSHIGKPRSGVARMALEGIDDASKSDVTLIGFGLQYEAAQTPRSDLIVVLGVPFSLRAWVESQSDSSAVELSVRLHQELMDVARSSSSWSHADARDRLVAAVSANQASASIPILETAASVQGRCGRLVEEGEHRHSGVSDEVHWRTIADDFAGWMRRVGGTPTSARDAVRVLDAAGRKNAQASWPTWTWMGALAIPAVVGLALHAPLMWGVWQFAKRTAKVRTDVIARAIMPGLHLILLGYVVLGGLIALGFRAASVSGWWAVPVVMLFPRLGDLGLAWRDGARALRLRARVRRLSEAERATVLAAAERVRSAWLTVTTLPSPSS; encoded by the coding sequence ATGTCAGTCACGCTTGTCCCGATCATCATCCGTTGGATCAGCCGGAGGGCCCTTCGCTGGTGCTATCGGGAAATCCGGTACATCGGCCGCGAGCGCGTACCCGCCGAGGGCGCGACGCTGATGTTCGGGAACCACCCCAATGACCTGCCAGATGTTCTGGCCGGCTTCTTCACCACGGAACGGCCGCTGCGCTACGTGGCCACGATCTCAGCTGTCACGCTTCCGCTGGCGCGGGCGACCTATCAAGGGATGGGAGTCATCCCGGTCACGCGGGTTCGTGATGCCCGGAAAATGCGCGCGAAAGGTGTCGATACCGCCGCCGTGAACCGCTCGGCGTTCGCGTCAGTTCAAGACGCGTTCGCCGCCGGCGACCTGGTGGGCGTTTTCCCGGAAGGTGGAGTACACGATTCGAGTCACATCGGAAAACCGCGCTCAGGTGTCGCTAGAATGGCGCTTGAGGGAATCGATGATGCTTCGAAAAGCGACGTAACGCTTATTGGATTCGGTCTTCAGTATGAAGCCGCTCAAACGCCCAGAAGTGACCTGATCGTTGTGCTTGGAGTTCCCTTCTCGCTCCGGGCCTGGGTCGAATCGCAGAGCGACTCGTCGGCGGTCGAGCTGTCTGTTCGCCTTCACCAGGAGTTGATGGACGTCGCGCGATCAAGCAGCAGCTGGTCGCATGCTGACGCGCGAGATCGACTGGTAGCGGCGGTTTCGGCCAACCAGGCCAGCGCGTCGATACCGATCCTTGAGACGGCGGCCTCGGTGCAAGGGCGCTGCGGTCGGCTGGTGGAGGAGGGTGAACATCGTCATTCGGGAGTATCTGATGAAGTTCACTGGCGAACGATCGCCGACGACTTCGCCGGTTGGATGCGCAGGGTCGGCGGCACGCCAACCTCAGCCCGGGACGCGGTCAGAGTTTTGGATGCGGCTGGTCGAAAGAACGCACAGGCGTCTTGGCCGACCTGGACGTGGATGGGCGCACTGGCCATCCCGGCTGTCGTTGGCCTCGCGCTGCACGCGCCACTGATGTGGGGCGTGTGGCAGTTCGCCAAACGAACGGCCAAGGTGCGCACGGATGTGATCGCGAGGGCAATTATGCCGGGCCTACACCTTATCTTGTTGGGGTACGTGGTCCTGGGCGGCCTGATCGCGCTGGGCTTTCGCGCGGCATCAGTCTCTGGGTGGTGGGCCGTGCCCGTGGTCATGCTCTTTCCTCGACTTGGCGACCTGGGCCTCGCGTGGCGCGATGGCGCACGTGCTCTTCGCCTCCGTGCGCGCGTTCGGCGGTTGTCCGAGGCCGAGCGCGCCACCGTGCTGGCCGCCGCCGAACGCGTGCGGTCGGCGTGGCTGACCGTCACCACTCTTCCTTCTCCGTCGTCGTGA
- a CDS encoding BamA/TamA family outer membrane protein gives MSRLVYAGLRAVRFVMALSLTTGLARGQSSNTADREGRVDSIGRRRIQPLPALASAPETGLQYGATVLAVWEPAARLSTRPSSLLASALRTGKHQTRVRMEAEHWARGNTRRIAGTLQWQEFPLPFYGIGDRSPETAKEIFTPTGTEMTLTLQQRLTGTWYATGGVRHVDQRIVADTSGVLRAGRIPGSAGGMITEWTTGILTDTRDNLFAPRSGHWMQLSYARSVDGAWSDYAYGTVRVDARAYATVATEHVVATQVQLIGIDGVAPFDQLALVGNSDILRGYARGRYRDRWLVAAQSEYRSPIRRRVGGVVFAGAGLSAPAIDALGGRRLLPTYGAGVRVQIDQRQRTGIRVDYGRGRSAASGLYIGFNQAF, from the coding sequence ATGTCTCGCCTTGTCTACGCCGGCCTTCGCGCTGTTCGCTTTGTCATGGCTCTCTCGCTGACCACCGGTCTGGCCCGCGGTCAGAGCTCGAACACCGCCGACCGTGAGGGCCGAGTCGATTCGATCGGCCGTCGTCGAATCCAGCCGTTGCCGGCATTGGCGTCCGCGCCCGAGACCGGTCTCCAGTACGGTGCCACGGTGCTCGCGGTCTGGGAACCGGCGGCGCGTCTATCCACGCGGCCGTCGTCGTTGCTCGCCTCGGCGTTACGCACGGGAAAGCACCAGACACGCGTGCGGATGGAGGCTGAGCACTGGGCTCGCGGTAACACACGCCGGATCGCCGGGACTCTGCAGTGGCAGGAGTTTCCACTGCCTTTCTATGGCATCGGCGACCGGTCGCCCGAGACGGCGAAGGAGATCTTCACACCGACCGGCACGGAAATGACGCTCACCCTGCAGCAACGCCTGACCGGCACGTGGTACGCCACGGGTGGTGTGCGCCATGTCGATCAACGCATCGTCGCCGATACCAGTGGCGTCTTGCGCGCCGGGCGCATTCCGGGCAGTGCCGGCGGCATGATCACCGAGTGGACGACCGGTATTCTGACCGACACGCGCGACAATCTCTTTGCGCCGCGCTCGGGTCACTGGATGCAACTCAGTTACGCGCGCAGCGTGGACGGCGCGTGGTCAGACTATGCCTATGGCACCGTGCGCGTCGACGCGCGCGCCTATGCAACAGTGGCCACGGAACATGTCGTTGCCACCCAGGTGCAGCTCATTGGCATCGACGGCGTCGCCCCGTTCGATCAGCTGGCGTTGGTGGGCAACAGCGACATCCTGCGCGGTTACGCGCGCGGGCGCTATCGCGATCGCTGGCTCGTCGCCGCGCAAAGCGAGTATCGCTCGCCAATTCGTCGCCGGGTGGGAGGCGTGGTATTCGCGGGGGCCGGCCTGTCGGCACCCGCAATCGATGCCCTTGGTGGTCGCCGACTGCTTCCCACATACGGCGCCGGCGTCCGCGTGCAGATTGATCAACGCCAGCGCACCGGCATACGCGTTGACTATGGTCGGGGACGGTCTGCGGCGTCGGGACTGTACATCGGATTCAATCAGGCGTTTTAG